A region of Haliotis asinina isolate JCU_RB_2024 chromosome 7, JCU_Hal_asi_v2, whole genome shotgun sequence DNA encodes the following proteins:
- the LOC137291009 gene encoding uncharacterized protein isoform X1, giving the protein MASDCVQRQNDSCSDEQEEFVKNIPVVIMFTLFSAVGVVGNVFILYIYGLKFKESTTRVFILSLAVFDLISCVMLPYKITLLRYGSLFSNPNLARLEIVRIYFLQGSVSILPLMSFDRYRRICQPLKVQMKPKVAKVRKLGRPTGRGIEDKQERAINKSDPRCLANPKSDKEIINTKTDALESAHDNLEEASLRHTTSSPKTEGPTEVLTGDRHSTATLHCTNTSTVKDAIESGTNSTEHTGTGCQRSDVHQKKSRLQHVHPKNIRLSLRKSLSTSHPNTFSRNVRSLSGNEERQASTSIHSDQPTIDYSVRQCSRAPRSTFRNSLKGDIVKSNTDHREDLQESREDLQESRILSLENENQEKAANAHTFRKYKSSETRFPWKRMTLIFFLITIVYILSCLPFFIIYIIFRVAPCYGYELLSQGGYIVLYNFVYITTVSNCFLYGFFDPRFKRELKCVTSSILDRLCRKWKLAGTSL; this is encoded by the exons ATGGCTTCAGATTGTGTACAAAGGCAAAATGATTCATGTTCGGACGAACAAGAggagtttgtcaaaaacattcCAGTGGTGATAATGTTTACGTTGTTTTCCGCAGTGGGAGTTGTCGGAAATGTATTCATTCTGTACATATATGGACTAAAATTCAAGGAGTCTACGACAAGGGTGTTCATTCTGTCATTGGCTGTTTTCGATTTGATATCATGTGTGATGCTTCCCTATAAAATCACACTTCTGCGATATGGCAgcctcttcagcaacccaaatCTAGCCAGGTTGGAGATAGTACGAATTTACTTCCTGCAAGGCTCAGTGTCTATTCTGCCTTTGATGTCTTTTGACAGATACAGACGGATATGTCAACCCCTCAAAGTGCAGATGAAACCTAAAGTGGCCAAG GTCAGAAAGCTAGGCAGGCCCACTGGCAGAGGCATCGAAGACAAACAGGAACGAGCGATCAATAAGTCTGATCCAAGATGTTTAGCGAATCCAAAATCAGATAAAGAAATCATCAATACTAAAACTGACGCCCTTGAATCTGCACATGATAATTTAGAGGAGGCGTCTTTACGGCATACGACTTCGTCTCCCAAAACAGAAGGACCTACAGAAGTGCTAACAGGAGATCGACATTCTACCGCGACCTTGCATTGTACAAACACATCAACCGTTAAAGACGCCATAGAGTCTGGAACAAATAGCACAGAGCACACAGGAACTGGATGTCAGCGGTCTGATGTTCATCAAAAGAAATCAAGATTACAACATGTACACCCAAAGAATATAAGACTCTCACTTCGAAAAAGTCTATCAACATCgcatccaaacacattcagtcgaAACGTTAGATCCCTCTCAGGTAACGAGGAAAGGCAGGCATCTACGAGTATACATTCAGATCAACCGACAATCGATTACTCTGTACGCCAATGTTCCAGAGCTCCGAGATCCACTTTCCGCAATTCGTTAAAGGGTGACATCGTCAAAAGTAACACCGACCATCGAGAAGACCTACAGGAATCACGAGAAGACCTACAGGAATCAAGAATTCTCTCACTGGAAAATGAAAATCAGGAGAAAGCGGCCAACGCTCATACGTTCCGTAAATACAAGTCGTCTGAGACGAGGTTTCCCTGGAAACGAATGACCTTGATATTTTTCCTGATCACTATTGTCTACATTCTGTCGTGTCTgccgttcttcatcatctacatAATATTTCGAGTGGCACCGTGTTATGGTTATGAACTCTTGTCCCAGGGTGGGTACATCGTGCTGTACAACTTCGTATACATCACCACTGTCTCTAACTGTTTCCTGTACGGCTTCTTTGACCCAAGATTCAAAAGAGAACTGAAGTGTGTAACGTCTTCCATCCTTGACAGACTGTGTAGAAAATGGAAATTGGCGGGAACCAGCTTGTGA
- the LOC137291009 gene encoding uncharacterized protein isoform X2: MKPKVAKVRKLGRPTGRGIEDKQERAINKSDPRCLANPKSDKEIINTKTDALESAHDNLEEASLRHTTSSPKTEGPTEVLTGDRHSTATLHCTNTSTVKDAIESGTNSTEHTGTGCQRSDVHQKKSRLQHVHPKNIRLSLRKSLSTSHPNTFSRNVRSLSGNEERQASTSIHSDQPTIDYSVRQCSRAPRSTFRNSLKGDIVKSNTDHREDLQESREDLQESRILSLENENQEKAANAHTFRKYKSSETRFPWKRMTLIFFLITIVYILSCLPFFIIYIIFRVAPCYGYELLSQGGYIVLYNFVYITTVSNCFLYGFFDPRFKRELKCVTSSILDRLCRKWKLAGTSL; encoded by the exons ATGAAACCTAAAGTGGCCAAG GTCAGAAAGCTAGGCAGGCCCACTGGCAGAGGCATCGAAGACAAACAGGAACGAGCGATCAATAAGTCTGATCCAAGATGTTTAGCGAATCCAAAATCAGATAAAGAAATCATCAATACTAAAACTGACGCCCTTGAATCTGCACATGATAATTTAGAGGAGGCGTCTTTACGGCATACGACTTCGTCTCCCAAAACAGAAGGACCTACAGAAGTGCTAACAGGAGATCGACATTCTACCGCGACCTTGCATTGTACAAACACATCAACCGTTAAAGACGCCATAGAGTCTGGAACAAATAGCACAGAGCACACAGGAACTGGATGTCAGCGGTCTGATGTTCATCAAAAGAAATCAAGATTACAACATGTACACCCAAAGAATATAAGACTCTCACTTCGAAAAAGTCTATCAACATCgcatccaaacacattcagtcgaAACGTTAGATCCCTCTCAGGTAACGAGGAAAGGCAGGCATCTACGAGTATACATTCAGATCAACCGACAATCGATTACTCTGTACGCCAATGTTCCAGAGCTCCGAGATCCACTTTCCGCAATTCGTTAAAGGGTGACATCGTCAAAAGTAACACCGACCATCGAGAAGACCTACAGGAATCACGAGAAGACCTACAGGAATCAAGAATTCTCTCACTGGAAAATGAAAATCAGGAGAAAGCGGCCAACGCTCATACGTTCCGTAAATACAAGTCGTCTGAGACGAGGTTTCCCTGGAAACGAATGACCTTGATATTTTTCCTGATCACTATTGTCTACATTCTGTCGTGTCTgccgttcttcatcatctacatAATATTTCGAGTGGCACCGTGTTATGGTTATGAACTCTTGTCCCAGGGTGGGTACATCGTGCTGTACAACTTCGTATACATCACCACTGTCTCTAACTGTTTCCTGTACGGCTTCTTTGACCCAAGATTCAAAAGAGAACTGAAGTGTGTAACGTCTTCCATCCTTGACAGACTGTGTAGAAAATGGAAATTGGCGGGAACCAGCTTGTGA